Proteins encoded in a region of the Orcinus orca chromosome X, mOrcOrc1.1, whole genome shotgun sequence genome:
- the DDX3X gene encoding ATP-dependent RNA helicase DDX3X isoform X7 has product MSHVAVENALGLDQQFAGLDLNSSDNQSGGSTASKGRYIPPHLRNREATKGFYDKDSSGWSSSKDKDAYSSFGCRSDSRGKSSFFSDRGSGSRGRFDDRGRGDYDSIGSRGERGGFGKYERGGNSRWCDKSDEDDWSKPLPPSERLEQELFSGGNTGINFEKYDDIPVEATGNNCPPHIESFSDLEMGEIIMGNIELTRYTRPTPVQKHAIPIIKEKRDLMACAQTGSGKTAAFLLPILSQIYSDGPGEALRAMKENGRYGRRKQYPISLVLAPTRELAVQIYEEARKFSYRSRVRPCVVYGGADIGQQIRDLERGCHLLVATPGRLVDMMERGKIGLDFCKYLVLDEADRMLDMGFEPQIRRIVEQDTMPPKGVRHTMMFSATFPKEIQMLARDFLDEYIFLAVGRVGSTSENITQKVVWVEESDKRSFLLDLLNATGKDSLTLVFVETKKGADSLEDFLYHEGYACTSIHGDRSQRDREEALHQFRSGKSPILVATAVAARGLDISNVKHVINFDLPSDIEEYVHRIGRTGRVGNLGLATSFFNERNVNITKDLLDLLVEAKQEVPSWLENMAYEHHYKGSSRGRSKSSRFSGGFGARDYRQSSGASSSSFSSSRASSSRSGGGGHGSSRGFGGGGYGGFYNSDGYGGNYNSQGVDWWGN; this is encoded by the exons ATGAGTCATGTGGCGGTGGAAAATGCGCTCGGGCTGGACCAGCAG TTTGCTGGCCTAGACCTGAACTCTTCTGATAATCAGAGTGGAGGAAGTACCGCCAGCA aAGGGCGCTATATTCCTCCTCACTTAAGGAACAGAGAAGCTACTAAAG gatTCTATGATAAAGACAGTTCAGGGTGGAGTTCTAGTAAAGATAAGGATGCATACAGCAGTTTTGGTTGCCGTAGTGATTCAAGAGGGAAGTCTAGTTTCTTCAGTGATCGTGGAAGTGGATCAAGGGGAAG GTTTGATGATCGTGGACGAGGTGACTATGACAGCATTGGCAGCCGTGGTGAGAGAGGTGGCTTTGGAAAATATGAACGTGGTGGAAACAGTCGCTGGTGTGACAAATCAGATGAAGATGATTGGTCAAAACCACTCCCGCCAAGTGAACGCTTGGAACA AGAACTTTTTTCTGGAGGCAACACCGGGATTAACTTTGAAAAATACGATGACATTCCAGTTGAGGCAACAGGCAACAACTGTCCTCCACACATTGAAAGT TTCAgtgatcttgagatgggagaaaTTATTATGGGAAACATTGAGCTTACTCGCTACACTCGTCCAACTCCAGTGCAAAAGCATGCTATTCCTATTATCAAAGAGAAGAGAGACTTGATGGCTTGTGCCCAAACAG gGTCTGGAAAAACTGCAGCATTTCTCTTGCCCATCTTGAGTCAGATTTATTCTGATGGTCCAGGCGAGGCTTTGAGGGCCATGAag GAAAATGGAAGGTATGGGCGCCGCAAACAATACCCAATCTCCTTGGTGTTAGCACCAACTAGAGAATTGGCTGTACAGATCTATGAGGAAGCCAGGAAA TTTTCATACCGATCTAGAGTTCGTCCTTGCGTGGTTTATGGTGGTGCTGATATTGGTCAGCAAATTCGAGACTTAGAACGTGGATGTCACTTGTTAGTAGCCACTCCAGGACGTCTAGTGGATATGATGGAAAGAGGGAAGATTGGATTAGACTTCTGCAa ATACTTGGTGTTAGATGAAGCTGATCGGATGTTGGATATGGGGTTTGAGCCTCAAATACGTAGAATCGTTGAACAAGATACTATGCCACCAAAGGGAGTTCGCCACACTATGATGTTTAGTGCTACCTTCCCGAAGGAAATACAG atgctTGCTCGTGATTTCTTGGATGAGTATATCTTTCTGGCCGTAGGAAGAGTTGGCTCTACCTCTGAGAACATCACACAGAAAGTAGTCTGGGTGGAAGAGTCAGACAAACGGTCATTTCTGCTTGACCTTCTAAATGCAACAG GCAAAGATTCACTGACCTTAGTGTTTGTGGAGACCAAAAAGGGTGCAGATTCTCTAGAGGATTTCTTGTACCATGAAGGATATGCCTGTACGAGTATCCATGGAGACCGATCTCAGAGAGATAGAGAAGAGGCTCTTCACCAGTTCCGCTCAGGAAAAAGCCCGATTCTAGTGGCTACAGCA GTAGCAGCAAGAGGACTGGACATTTCAAATGTGAAACATGTTATCAATTTTGATTTGCCCAGTGATATTGAAGAATATGTACATCGCATTGGCCGTACAGGACGTGTAGGAAACCTTG GCCTTGCCACCTCATTCTTTAATGAGAGGAACGTAAATATTACCAAGGATTTGTTGGATCTTCTTGTTGAAGCTAAACAAGAAGTGCCATCTTGGTTAGAAAACATGGCTTATGAACATCACTACAAGGGTAGCAGTCGTGGACGATCCAAAAG TAGTAGATTCAGTGGAGGATTTGGTGCCAGAGACTATCGACAGAGTAGTGGTGCCAGCAGTTCCAGCTTCAGCAGCAGCCGCGCCAGCAGCAGCCGCAGTGGTGGAGGCGGCCATGGCAGCAGCAGAGGGTTTGGTGGag GTGGCTATGGAGGCTTTTACAACAGTGATGGATATGGAGGAAATTATAACTCCCAGGGGGTTGACTGGTGGGGTAACTGA
- the DDX3X gene encoding ATP-dependent RNA helicase DDX3X isoform X6, translating into MSHVAVENALGLDQQFAGLDLNSSDNQSGGSTASRRYIPPHLRNREATKGFYDKDSSGWSSSKDKDAYSSFGCRSDSRGKSSFFSDRGSGSRGRFDDRGRGDYDSIGSRGERGGFGKYERGGNSRWCDKSDEDDWSKPLPPSERLEQSSDCRELFSGGNTGINFEKYDDIPVEATGNNCPPHIESFSDLEMGEIIMGNIELTRYTRPTPVQKHAIPIIKEKRDLMACAQTGSGKTAAFLLPILSQIYSDGPGEALRAMKENGRYGRRKQYPISLVLAPTRELAVQIYEEARKFSYRSRVRPCVVYGGADIGQQIRDLERGCHLLVATPGRLVDMMERGKIGLDFCKYLVLDEADRMLDMGFEPQIRRIVEQDTMPPKGVRHTMMFSATFPKEIQMLARDFLDEYIFLAVGRVGSTSENITQKVVWVEESDKRSFLLDLLNATGKDSLTLVFVETKKGADSLEDFLYHEGYACTSIHGDRSQRDREEALHQFRSGKSPILVATAVAARGLDISNVKHVINFDLPSDIEEYVHRIGRTGRVGNLGLATSFFNERNVNITKDLLDLLVEAKQEVPSWLENMAYEHHYKGSSRGRSKSSRFSGGFGARDYRQSSGASSSSFSSSRASSSRSGGGGHGSSRGFGGGGYGGFYNSDGYGGNYNSQGVDWWGN; encoded by the exons ATGAGTCATGTGGCGGTGGAAAATGCGCTCGGGCTGGACCAGCAG TTTGCTGGCCTAGACCTGAACTCTTCTGATAATCAGAGTGGAGGAAGTACCGCCAGCA GGCGCTATATTCCTCCTCACTTAAGGAACAGAGAAGCTACTAAAG gatTCTATGATAAAGACAGTTCAGGGTGGAGTTCTAGTAAAGATAAGGATGCATACAGCAGTTTTGGTTGCCGTAGTGATTCAAGAGGGAAGTCTAGTTTCTTCAGTGATCGTGGAAGTGGATCAAGGGGAAG GTTTGATGATCGTGGACGAGGTGACTATGACAGCATTGGCAGCCGTGGTGAGAGAGGTGGCTTTGGAAAATATGAACGTGGTGGAAACAGTCGCTGGTGTGACAAATCAGATGAAGATGATTGGTCAAAACCACTCCCGCCAAGTGAACGCTTGGAACA ATCTTCTGATTGCAGAGAACTTTTTTCTGGAGGCAACACCGGGATTAACTTTGAAAAATACGATGACATTCCAGTTGAGGCAACAGGCAACAACTGTCCTCCACACATTGAAAGT TTCAgtgatcttgagatgggagaaaTTATTATGGGAAACATTGAGCTTACTCGCTACACTCGTCCAACTCCAGTGCAAAAGCATGCTATTCCTATTATCAAAGAGAAGAGAGACTTGATGGCTTGTGCCCAAACAG gGTCTGGAAAAACTGCAGCATTTCTCTTGCCCATCTTGAGTCAGATTTATTCTGATGGTCCAGGCGAGGCTTTGAGGGCCATGAag GAAAATGGAAGGTATGGGCGCCGCAAACAATACCCAATCTCCTTGGTGTTAGCACCAACTAGAGAATTGGCTGTACAGATCTATGAGGAAGCCAGGAAA TTTTCATACCGATCTAGAGTTCGTCCTTGCGTGGTTTATGGTGGTGCTGATATTGGTCAGCAAATTCGAGACTTAGAACGTGGATGTCACTTGTTAGTAGCCACTCCAGGACGTCTAGTGGATATGATGGAAAGAGGGAAGATTGGATTAGACTTCTGCAa ATACTTGGTGTTAGATGAAGCTGATCGGATGTTGGATATGGGGTTTGAGCCTCAAATACGTAGAATCGTTGAACAAGATACTATGCCACCAAAGGGAGTTCGCCACACTATGATGTTTAGTGCTACCTTCCCGAAGGAAATACAG atgctTGCTCGTGATTTCTTGGATGAGTATATCTTTCTGGCCGTAGGAAGAGTTGGCTCTACCTCTGAGAACATCACACAGAAAGTAGTCTGGGTGGAAGAGTCAGACAAACGGTCATTTCTGCTTGACCTTCTAAATGCAACAG GCAAAGATTCACTGACCTTAGTGTTTGTGGAGACCAAAAAGGGTGCAGATTCTCTAGAGGATTTCTTGTACCATGAAGGATATGCCTGTACGAGTATCCATGGAGACCGATCTCAGAGAGATAGAGAAGAGGCTCTTCACCAGTTCCGCTCAGGAAAAAGCCCGATTCTAGTGGCTACAGCA GTAGCAGCAAGAGGACTGGACATTTCAAATGTGAAACATGTTATCAATTTTGATTTGCCCAGTGATATTGAAGAATATGTACATCGCATTGGCCGTACAGGACGTGTAGGAAACCTTG GCCTTGCCACCTCATTCTTTAATGAGAGGAACGTAAATATTACCAAGGATTTGTTGGATCTTCTTGTTGAAGCTAAACAAGAAGTGCCATCTTGGTTAGAAAACATGGCTTATGAACATCACTACAAGGGTAGCAGTCGTGGACGATCCAAAAG TAGTAGATTCAGTGGAGGATTTGGTGCCAGAGACTATCGACAGAGTAGTGGTGCCAGCAGTTCCAGCTTCAGCAGCAGCCGCGCCAGCAGCAGCCGCAGTGGTGGAGGCGGCCATGGCAGCAGCAGAGGGTTTGGTGGag GTGGCTATGGAGGCTTTTACAACAGTGATGGATATGGAGGAAATTATAACTCCCAGGGGGTTGACTGGTGGGGTAACTGA
- the DDX3X gene encoding ATP-dependent RNA helicase DDX3X isoform X4 yields MSHVAVENALGLDQQFAGLDLNSSDNQSGGSTASKGRYIPPHLRNREATKGFYDKDSSGWSSSKDKDAYSSFGCRSDSRGKSSFFSDRGSGSRGRFDDRGRGDYDSIGSRGERGGFGKYERGGNSRWCDKSDEDDWSKPLPPSERLEQSSDCRELFSGGNTGINFEKYDDIPVEATGNNCPPHIESFSDLEMGEIIMGNIELTRYTRPTPVQKHAIPIIKEKRDLMACAQTGSGKTAAFLLPILSQIYSDGPGEALRAMKENGRYGRRKQYPISLVLAPTRELAVQIYEEARKFSYRSRVRPCVVYGGADIGQQIRDLERGCHLLVATPGRLVDMMERGKIGLDFCKYLVLDEADRMLDMGFEPQIRRIVEQDTMPPKGVRHTMMFSATFPKEIQMLARDFLDEYIFLAVGRVGSTSENITQKVVWVEESDKRSFLLDLLNATGKDSLTLVFVETKKGADSLEDFLYHEGYACTSIHGDRSQRDREEALHQFRSGKSPILVATAVAARGLDISNVKHVINFDLPSDIEEYVHRIGRTGRVGNLGLATSFFNERNVNITKDLLDLLVEAKQEVPSWLENMAYEHHYKGSSRGRSKSSRFSGGFGARDYRQSSGASSSSFSSSRASSSRSGGGGHGSSRGFGGGGYGGFYNSDGYGGNYNSQGVDWWGN; encoded by the exons ATGAGTCATGTGGCGGTGGAAAATGCGCTCGGGCTGGACCAGCAG TTTGCTGGCCTAGACCTGAACTCTTCTGATAATCAGAGTGGAGGAAGTACCGCCAGCA aAGGGCGCTATATTCCTCCTCACTTAAGGAACAGAGAAGCTACTAAAG gatTCTATGATAAAGACAGTTCAGGGTGGAGTTCTAGTAAAGATAAGGATGCATACAGCAGTTTTGGTTGCCGTAGTGATTCAAGAGGGAAGTCTAGTTTCTTCAGTGATCGTGGAAGTGGATCAAGGGGAAG GTTTGATGATCGTGGACGAGGTGACTATGACAGCATTGGCAGCCGTGGTGAGAGAGGTGGCTTTGGAAAATATGAACGTGGTGGAAACAGTCGCTGGTGTGACAAATCAGATGAAGATGATTGGTCAAAACCACTCCCGCCAAGTGAACGCTTGGAACA ATCTTCTGATTGCAGAGAACTTTTTTCTGGAGGCAACACCGGGATTAACTTTGAAAAATACGATGACATTCCAGTTGAGGCAACAGGCAACAACTGTCCTCCACACATTGAAAGT TTCAgtgatcttgagatgggagaaaTTATTATGGGAAACATTGAGCTTACTCGCTACACTCGTCCAACTCCAGTGCAAAAGCATGCTATTCCTATTATCAAAGAGAAGAGAGACTTGATGGCTTGTGCCCAAACAG gGTCTGGAAAAACTGCAGCATTTCTCTTGCCCATCTTGAGTCAGATTTATTCTGATGGTCCAGGCGAGGCTTTGAGGGCCATGAag GAAAATGGAAGGTATGGGCGCCGCAAACAATACCCAATCTCCTTGGTGTTAGCACCAACTAGAGAATTGGCTGTACAGATCTATGAGGAAGCCAGGAAA TTTTCATACCGATCTAGAGTTCGTCCTTGCGTGGTTTATGGTGGTGCTGATATTGGTCAGCAAATTCGAGACTTAGAACGTGGATGTCACTTGTTAGTAGCCACTCCAGGACGTCTAGTGGATATGATGGAAAGAGGGAAGATTGGATTAGACTTCTGCAa ATACTTGGTGTTAGATGAAGCTGATCGGATGTTGGATATGGGGTTTGAGCCTCAAATACGTAGAATCGTTGAACAAGATACTATGCCACCAAAGGGAGTTCGCCACACTATGATGTTTAGTGCTACCTTCCCGAAGGAAATACAG atgctTGCTCGTGATTTCTTGGATGAGTATATCTTTCTGGCCGTAGGAAGAGTTGGCTCTACCTCTGAGAACATCACACAGAAAGTAGTCTGGGTGGAAGAGTCAGACAAACGGTCATTTCTGCTTGACCTTCTAAATGCAACAG GCAAAGATTCACTGACCTTAGTGTTTGTGGAGACCAAAAAGGGTGCAGATTCTCTAGAGGATTTCTTGTACCATGAAGGATATGCCTGTACGAGTATCCATGGAGACCGATCTCAGAGAGATAGAGAAGAGGCTCTTCACCAGTTCCGCTCAGGAAAAAGCCCGATTCTAGTGGCTACAGCA GTAGCAGCAAGAGGACTGGACATTTCAAATGTGAAACATGTTATCAATTTTGATTTGCCCAGTGATATTGAAGAATATGTACATCGCATTGGCCGTACAGGACGTGTAGGAAACCTTG GCCTTGCCACCTCATTCTTTAATGAGAGGAACGTAAATATTACCAAGGATTTGTTGGATCTTCTTGTTGAAGCTAAACAAGAAGTGCCATCTTGGTTAGAAAACATGGCTTATGAACATCACTACAAGGGTAGCAGTCGTGGACGATCCAAAAG TAGTAGATTCAGTGGAGGATTTGGTGCCAGAGACTATCGACAGAGTAGTGGTGCCAGCAGTTCCAGCTTCAGCAGCAGCCGCGCCAGCAGCAGCCGCAGTGGTGGAGGCGGCCATGGCAGCAGCAGAGGGTTTGGTGGag GTGGCTATGGAGGCTTTTACAACAGTGATGGATATGGAGGAAATTATAACTCCCAGGGGGTTGACTGGTGGGGTAACTGA
- the DDX3X gene encoding ATP-dependent RNA helicase DDX3X isoform X10, translating into MSHVAVENALGLDQQFAGLDLNSSDNQSGGSTASKGRYIPPHLRNREATKGFYDKDSSGWSSSKDKDAYSSFGCRSDSRGKSSFFSDRGSGSRGRFDDRGRGDYDSIGSRGERGGFGKYERGGNSRWCDKSDEDDWSKPLPPSERLEQELFSGGNTGINFEKYDDIPVEATGNNCPPHIESFSDLEMGEIIMGNIELTRYTRPTPVQKHAIPIIKEKRDLMACAQTGSGKTAAFLLPILSQIYSDGPGEALRAMKENGRYGRRKQYPISLVLAPTRELAVQIYEEARKFSYRSRVRPCVVYGGADIGQQIRDLERGCHLLVATPGRLVDMMERGKIGLDFCKYLVLDEADRMLDMGFEPQIRRIVEQDTMPPKGVRHTMMFSATFPKEIQMLARDFLDEYIFLAVGRVGSTSENITQKVVWVEESDKRSFLLDLLNATGKDSLTLVFVETKKGADSLEDFLYHEGYACTSIHGDRSQRDREEALHQFRSGKSPILVATAVAARGLDISNVKHVINFDLPSDIEEYVHRIGRTGRVGNLGLATSFFNERNVNITKDLLDLLVEAKQEVPSWLENMAYEHHYKGSSRGRSKRFSGGFGARDYRQSSGASSSSFSSSRASSSRSGGGGHGSSRGFGGGGYGGFYNSDGYGGNYNSQGVDWWGN; encoded by the exons ATGAGTCATGTGGCGGTGGAAAATGCGCTCGGGCTGGACCAGCAG TTTGCTGGCCTAGACCTGAACTCTTCTGATAATCAGAGTGGAGGAAGTACCGCCAGCA aAGGGCGCTATATTCCTCCTCACTTAAGGAACAGAGAAGCTACTAAAG gatTCTATGATAAAGACAGTTCAGGGTGGAGTTCTAGTAAAGATAAGGATGCATACAGCAGTTTTGGTTGCCGTAGTGATTCAAGAGGGAAGTCTAGTTTCTTCAGTGATCGTGGAAGTGGATCAAGGGGAAG GTTTGATGATCGTGGACGAGGTGACTATGACAGCATTGGCAGCCGTGGTGAGAGAGGTGGCTTTGGAAAATATGAACGTGGTGGAAACAGTCGCTGGTGTGACAAATCAGATGAAGATGATTGGTCAAAACCACTCCCGCCAAGTGAACGCTTGGAACA AGAACTTTTTTCTGGAGGCAACACCGGGATTAACTTTGAAAAATACGATGACATTCCAGTTGAGGCAACAGGCAACAACTGTCCTCCACACATTGAAAGT TTCAgtgatcttgagatgggagaaaTTATTATGGGAAACATTGAGCTTACTCGCTACACTCGTCCAACTCCAGTGCAAAAGCATGCTATTCCTATTATCAAAGAGAAGAGAGACTTGATGGCTTGTGCCCAAACAG gGTCTGGAAAAACTGCAGCATTTCTCTTGCCCATCTTGAGTCAGATTTATTCTGATGGTCCAGGCGAGGCTTTGAGGGCCATGAag GAAAATGGAAGGTATGGGCGCCGCAAACAATACCCAATCTCCTTGGTGTTAGCACCAACTAGAGAATTGGCTGTACAGATCTATGAGGAAGCCAGGAAA TTTTCATACCGATCTAGAGTTCGTCCTTGCGTGGTTTATGGTGGTGCTGATATTGGTCAGCAAATTCGAGACTTAGAACGTGGATGTCACTTGTTAGTAGCCACTCCAGGACGTCTAGTGGATATGATGGAAAGAGGGAAGATTGGATTAGACTTCTGCAa ATACTTGGTGTTAGATGAAGCTGATCGGATGTTGGATATGGGGTTTGAGCCTCAAATACGTAGAATCGTTGAACAAGATACTATGCCACCAAAGGGAGTTCGCCACACTATGATGTTTAGTGCTACCTTCCCGAAGGAAATACAG atgctTGCTCGTGATTTCTTGGATGAGTATATCTTTCTGGCCGTAGGAAGAGTTGGCTCTACCTCTGAGAACATCACACAGAAAGTAGTCTGGGTGGAAGAGTCAGACAAACGGTCATTTCTGCTTGACCTTCTAAATGCAACAG GCAAAGATTCACTGACCTTAGTGTTTGTGGAGACCAAAAAGGGTGCAGATTCTCTAGAGGATTTCTTGTACCATGAAGGATATGCCTGTACGAGTATCCATGGAGACCGATCTCAGAGAGATAGAGAAGAGGCTCTTCACCAGTTCCGCTCAGGAAAAAGCCCGATTCTAGTGGCTACAGCA GTAGCAGCAAGAGGACTGGACATTTCAAATGTGAAACATGTTATCAATTTTGATTTGCCCAGTGATATTGAAGAATATGTACATCGCATTGGCCGTACAGGACGTGTAGGAAACCTTG GCCTTGCCACCTCATTCTTTAATGAGAGGAACGTAAATATTACCAAGGATTTGTTGGATCTTCTTGTTGAAGCTAAACAAGAAGTGCCATCTTGGTTAGAAAACATGGCTTATGAACATCACTACAAGGGTAGCAGTCGTGGACGATCCAAAAG ATTCAGTGGAGGATTTGGTGCCAGAGACTATCGACAGAGTAGTGGTGCCAGCAGTTCCAGCTTCAGCAGCAGCCGCGCCAGCAGCAGCCGCAGTGGTGGAGGCGGCCATGGCAGCAGCAGAGGGTTTGGTGGag GTGGCTATGGAGGCTTTTACAACAGTGATGGATATGGAGGAAATTATAACTCCCAGGGGGTTGACTGGTGGGGTAACTGA
- the DDX3X gene encoding ATP-dependent RNA helicase DDX3X isoform X9, translating to MSHVAVENALGLDQQFAGLDLNSSDNQSGGSTASKGRYIPPHLRNREATKGFYDKDSSGWSSSKDKDAYSSFGCRSDSRGKSSFFSDRGSGSRGRFDDRGRGDYDSIGSRGERGGFGKYERGGNSRWCDKSDEDDWSKPLPPSERLEQELFSGGNTGINFEKYDDIPVEATGNNCPPHIESFSDLEMGEIIMGNIELTRYTRPTPVQKHAIPIIKEKRDLMACAQTGSGKTAAFLLPILSQIYSDGPGEALRAMKENGRYGRRKQYPISLVLAPTRELAVQIYEEARKFSYRSRVRPCVVYGGADIGQQIRDLERGCHLLVATPGRLVDMMERGKIGLDFCKYLVLDEADRMLDMGFEPQIRRIVEQDTMPPKGVRHTMMFSATFPKEIQMLARDFLDEYIFLAVGRVGSTSENITQKVVWVEESDKRSFLLDLLNATGKDSLTLVFVETKKGADSLEDFLYHEGYACTSIHGDRSQRDREEALHQFRSGKSPILVATAVAARGLDISNVKHVINFDLPSDIEEYVHRIGRTGRVGNLGLATSFFNERNVNITKDLLDLLVEAKQEVPSWLENMAYEHHYKGSSRGRSKSRFSGGFGARDYRQSSGASSSSFSSSRASSSRSGGGGHGSSRGFGGGGYGGFYNSDGYGGNYNSQGVDWWGN from the exons ATGAGTCATGTGGCGGTGGAAAATGCGCTCGGGCTGGACCAGCAG TTTGCTGGCCTAGACCTGAACTCTTCTGATAATCAGAGTGGAGGAAGTACCGCCAGCA aAGGGCGCTATATTCCTCCTCACTTAAGGAACAGAGAAGCTACTAAAG gatTCTATGATAAAGACAGTTCAGGGTGGAGTTCTAGTAAAGATAAGGATGCATACAGCAGTTTTGGTTGCCGTAGTGATTCAAGAGGGAAGTCTAGTTTCTTCAGTGATCGTGGAAGTGGATCAAGGGGAAG GTTTGATGATCGTGGACGAGGTGACTATGACAGCATTGGCAGCCGTGGTGAGAGAGGTGGCTTTGGAAAATATGAACGTGGTGGAAACAGTCGCTGGTGTGACAAATCAGATGAAGATGATTGGTCAAAACCACTCCCGCCAAGTGAACGCTTGGAACA AGAACTTTTTTCTGGAGGCAACACCGGGATTAACTTTGAAAAATACGATGACATTCCAGTTGAGGCAACAGGCAACAACTGTCCTCCACACATTGAAAGT TTCAgtgatcttgagatgggagaaaTTATTATGGGAAACATTGAGCTTACTCGCTACACTCGTCCAACTCCAGTGCAAAAGCATGCTATTCCTATTATCAAAGAGAAGAGAGACTTGATGGCTTGTGCCCAAACAG gGTCTGGAAAAACTGCAGCATTTCTCTTGCCCATCTTGAGTCAGATTTATTCTGATGGTCCAGGCGAGGCTTTGAGGGCCATGAag GAAAATGGAAGGTATGGGCGCCGCAAACAATACCCAATCTCCTTGGTGTTAGCACCAACTAGAGAATTGGCTGTACAGATCTATGAGGAAGCCAGGAAA TTTTCATACCGATCTAGAGTTCGTCCTTGCGTGGTTTATGGTGGTGCTGATATTGGTCAGCAAATTCGAGACTTAGAACGTGGATGTCACTTGTTAGTAGCCACTCCAGGACGTCTAGTGGATATGATGGAAAGAGGGAAGATTGGATTAGACTTCTGCAa ATACTTGGTGTTAGATGAAGCTGATCGGATGTTGGATATGGGGTTTGAGCCTCAAATACGTAGAATCGTTGAACAAGATACTATGCCACCAAAGGGAGTTCGCCACACTATGATGTTTAGTGCTACCTTCCCGAAGGAAATACAG atgctTGCTCGTGATTTCTTGGATGAGTATATCTTTCTGGCCGTAGGAAGAGTTGGCTCTACCTCTGAGAACATCACACAGAAAGTAGTCTGGGTGGAAGAGTCAGACAAACGGTCATTTCTGCTTGACCTTCTAAATGCAACAG GCAAAGATTCACTGACCTTAGTGTTTGTGGAGACCAAAAAGGGTGCAGATTCTCTAGAGGATTTCTTGTACCATGAAGGATATGCCTGTACGAGTATCCATGGAGACCGATCTCAGAGAGATAGAGAAGAGGCTCTTCACCAGTTCCGCTCAGGAAAAAGCCCGATTCTAGTGGCTACAGCA GTAGCAGCAAGAGGACTGGACATTTCAAATGTGAAACATGTTATCAATTTTGATTTGCCCAGTGATATTGAAGAATATGTACATCGCATTGGCCGTACAGGACGTGTAGGAAACCTTG GCCTTGCCACCTCATTCTTTAATGAGAGGAACGTAAATATTACCAAGGATTTGTTGGATCTTCTTGTTGAAGCTAAACAAGAAGTGCCATCTTGGTTAGAAAACATGGCTTATGAACATCACTACAAGGGTAGCAGTCGTGGACGATCCAAAAG TAGATTCAGTGGAGGATTTGGTGCCAGAGACTATCGACAGAGTAGTGGTGCCAGCAGTTCCAGCTTCAGCAGCAGCCGCGCCAGCAGCAGCCGCAGTGGTGGAGGCGGCCATGGCAGCAGCAGAGGGTTTGGTGGag GTGGCTATGGAGGCTTTTACAACAGTGATGGATATGGAGGAAATTATAACTCCCAGGGGGTTGACTGGTGGGGTAACTGA